A part of Microcoleus sp. AS-A8 genomic DNA contains:
- a CDS encoding DUF6174 domain-containing protein yields the protein MKKIFLLAASLLVLNSHLASATCLCIPTTPKKSFRTSRAVFAGKVIDIMAKTDRSRDTSDSLVAFKVTFEVSKVWKGKVDKQQVILTSESFGGCEYSFEKGKEYLVYASGEELTIQTGLCDATKPLANAQADLAVLDQETRVTPENTSTAQLQRNKQLWAKQSISNYRFTVRQTCFCSMESMQPVNIEVRNGKVTSIVPAIDALSFNQEDFTDIDSIAKLFDVIEDAITKEAEDLLVTYHPTLGYPTKISINYAAFTADDEISFTVENLQPLK from the coding sequence ATGAAAAAAATATTCCTGCTTGCGGCAAGCCTATTGGTTTTAAATTCCCATCTAGCCAGTGCTACATGTCTTTGTATTCCCACTACACCCAAAAAAAGTTTCAGAACCTCTAGGGCGGTTTTTGCAGGAAAAGTCATTGATATTATGGCTAAAACTGATAGGAGTCGCGACACTTCAGATTCTTTGGTTGCGTTCAAAGTTACATTTGAAGTTTCAAAAGTTTGGAAAGGAAAAGTAGACAAACAGCAGGTTATCTTGACATCGGAATCCTTCGGAGGTTGCGAATACTCCTTTGAAAAAGGAAAAGAGTATCTTGTTTATGCTTCTGGTGAGGAATTGACAATACAAACTGGGTTGTGCGACGCTACAAAACCTCTTGCCAACGCCCAAGCTGATTTAGCCGTGTTGGATCAGGAGACAAGAGTAACTCCTGAAAACACAAGCACTGCTCAATTGCAGCGAAACAAGCAATTGTGGGCTAAGCAAAGTATCTCCAACTACCGCTTCACAGTGCGCCAGACTTGCTTTTGTTCAATGGAATCAATGCAACCCGTGAATATTGAAGTCCGTAATGGGAAAGTTACTTCAATCGTTCCTGCCATTGATGCACTGTCATTTAATCAGGAGGACTTCACAGACATTGATTCGATCGCCAAGCTGTTTGATGTGATAGAAGATGCGATCACAAAGGAAGCAGAAGACCTGTTAGTAACTTACCACCCTACCCTCGGCTACCCAACCAAGATTAGTATCAATTACGCGGCATTCACGGCGGATGACGAGATATCTTTCACCGTTGAGAATCTGCAACCGCTCAAATAG
- the nirD gene encoding nitrite reductase small subunit NirD — protein MVQSLVRETSKTWVDICSIEAIAPNTGVCALVEGQQVAIFKVGNQDEVFAISNYDPFSKAFVLSRGIVGDRKGILKVASPIYKQNFNLLTGQCLDDETVSIPTYQVRVVEGRVQVSV, from the coding sequence ATGGTTCAATCATTAGTTCGTGAGACGAGTAAAACCTGGGTTGATATTTGTTCGATTGAAGCGATCGCACCCAATACCGGAGTTTGTGCCTTAGTTGAAGGTCAACAGGTAGCAATTTTCAAGGTTGGAAATCAGGATGAAGTTTTTGCGATTAGTAATTACGATCCGTTTAGTAAAGCCTTTGTGTTATCGAGAGGAATTGTCGGCGATCGCAAAGGTATCCTCAAAGTGGCTTCCCCGATTTACAAGCAAAATTTCAACTTACTGACTGGACAGTGTCTTGATGATGAAACAGTAAGCATTCCCACTTATCAAGTCAGGGTAGTTGAAGGTAGAGTGCAGGTATCTGTCTAA
- the nirB gene encoding nitrite reductase large subunit NirB — MTAKKNLIVIGNGMIGHKFLELMIAKGATQKWNLITFCEEPRVAYDRVNLSGYFSGKTAADLSLVEPGLYQENGIQIHIGDKAVAIDREQKTVSSANGLTVPYDKIVLATGSSPFVPPIKGNEISGAFVYRTIEDLEEISTYAKNCQVGVVIGGGLLGLEAANALKTMGLKTHVVEFASRLMPVQVDDAGGAILRSKIEALGVSVHTSKSTTQIVSEDGKIAKMLFADGSELETDMIVFSTGIRPRDELARSCGLEVGERGGVVINDYCQTSDPEIYAIGECALYKNRIYGLVAPGYTMAGVVADVLNNITTSTFAGADMSTKLKLLGVDVASFGDAFARTPGAREIAITDTVQGIYKKLVLNEDGTRLLGGILVGDASTYGTLLQFVQNAITLPPHPEDLLMPPREGAPVAKMGVESLPDTAQICSCNNVSKGQICTAIREQNLTDVPTIKKCTKAGTGCGGCVPLVTDLLKSEMKKAGIEVKNHLCEHFAYSRQELYHLVRVHQIKTFDELIQKHGTGRGCEICKPTVASILASTWNEHILEKSLVGLQDTNDYYLANIQRDGTYSVVPRVPGGEITPDKLIVLGQVAQEFGLYTKITGGQRIDLFGARVEQLPHIWKRLVDAGFESGHAYGKALRTVKSCVGSTWCRFGVQDSTSLAIELELRYRGLRSPHKLKSAVSGCTRECAEAQSKDFGIIATEKGWNLYVCGNGGMKPQHAILLAEDIDKETLIKYLDRFLMFYIRTADRLERTATWFNKLEGGIDYLKQVILHDSLGIGAELEQEMQYLVNTYQCEWKTTIEDAEKLNRFRHFVNSDESDPNILHVEERGQKRPAKEHEKTLAITSQ; from the coding sequence ATGACAGCCAAAAAGAATCTCATCGTTATTGGCAACGGCATGATAGGACACAAGTTCCTAGAACTGATGATTGCCAAAGGAGCGACGCAAAAATGGAACTTAATAACCTTCTGTGAAGAACCGCGTGTTGCCTACGATCGCGTTAACCTCAGTGGCTATTTTTCTGGCAAAACAGCAGCAGATTTATCACTGGTAGAACCAGGACTTTATCAAGAAAACGGTATTCAAATTCATATTGGTGATAAAGCTGTTGCAATCGATCGCGAACAAAAAACAGTCTCATCAGCAAATGGCTTAACAGTTCCCTACGATAAGATTGTCCTCGCAACCGGTTCCTCTCCCTTCGTACCACCGATTAAGGGGAATGAGATTTCAGGAGCTTTTGTATACCGCACAATTGAAGACCTGGAAGAAATATCTACCTACGCCAAAAATTGTCAAGTTGGTGTAGTTATTGGTGGAGGTTTATTAGGTCTAGAAGCCGCTAATGCCCTCAAGACAATGGGATTGAAAACCCATGTCGTTGAATTTGCCTCTCGATTAATGCCTGTACAAGTTGATGATGCAGGTGGCGCGATTCTCCGCAGCAAGATAGAAGCGCTTGGGGTTTCGGTTCATACCAGCAAATCAACGACCCAAATTGTCAGCGAAGATGGCAAAATTGCCAAGATGCTCTTTGCAGATGGTTCTGAGTTAGAAACAGACATGATCGTCTTTTCTACCGGAATTCGCCCCCGTGATGAACTGGCTAGAAGCTGCGGATTAGAAGTCGGAGAACGGGGTGGTGTTGTTATTAACGACTACTGCCAAACATCTGATCCAGAAATTTATGCGATCGGTGAATGCGCCCTCTACAAAAATCGCATCTATGGTTTAGTCGCTCCTGGTTATACAATGGCAGGAGTCGTGGCAGATGTGTTGAATAACATCACCACCAGCACCTTTGCTGGTGCAGATATGTCTACCAAACTCAAACTTTTGGGGGTGGATGTTGCTAGTTTTGGAGATGCGTTTGCCAGAACTCCCGGTGCTAGAGAAATTGCCATCACTGATACCGTTCAAGGCATTTACAAAAAGCTAGTGCTGAACGAGGATGGTACTCGTTTACTCGGTGGAATTCTCGTCGGAGATGCGTCTACCTACGGCACGCTGCTGCAATTTGTGCAAAACGCCATTACCCTGCCACCTCATCCAGAAGATTTGCTGATGCCGCCACGAGAAGGCGCACCTGTAGCCAAGATGGGGGTGGAAAGCTTACCGGATACTGCCCAAATTTGTTCTTGCAATAATGTCAGCAAAGGCCAAATTTGTACAGCTATTCGAGAGCAGAATTTAACCGATGTCCCCACCATCAAAAAATGTACAAAAGCTGGAACAGGTTGTGGTGGTTGCGTACCCCTGGTGACGGATTTACTTAAGTCGGAAATGAAGAAAGCAGGGATAGAGGTGAAGAATCATCTCTGCGAACACTTCGCTTATAGCCGTCAAGAACTTTATCACTTGGTGCGTGTTCACCAAATTAAGACATTTGATGAATTAATTCAAAAACATGGTACAGGTAGAGGTTGTGAAATTTGTAAGCCTACGGTAGCTTCGATTCTCGCTTCGACTTGGAATGAGCATATTTTAGAGAAGTCTCTTGTTGGTCTTCAAGATACCAATGATTACTACCTCGCTAACATTCAGCGGGACGGTACTTATTCAGTTGTGCCACGAGTTCCCGGTGGGGAAATTACGCCGGATAAGCTGATTGTGTTAGGACAAGTTGCCCAAGAATTTGGTCTTTATACCAAAATTACAGGTGGACAAAGAATTGATTTATTTGGGGCGCGTGTAGAGCAATTGCCTCATATTTGGAAGCGATTAGTTGATGCTGGATTTGAGTCAGGACATGCTTATGGCAAGGCACTGCGGACGGTGAAATCTTGCGTTGGAAGTACTTGGTGCCGCTTTGGAGTACAGGATTCTACGAGTTTGGCAATTGAATTAGAACTGCGGTATCGGGGTTTGCGATCGCCCCACAAATTAAAATCCGCTGTATCGGGTTGTACTCGTGAATGTGCCGAAGCTCAAAGTAAGGACTTTGGGATAATTGCCACTGAAAAAGGTTGGAATTTGTATGTGTGCGGCAATGGTGGGATGAAACCACAACATGCAATACTGCTAGCCGAGGATATCGACAAGGAAACTTTGATTAAATATTTGGATCGGTTCCTCATGTTCTATATCCGCACGGCAGATCGACTGGAACGCACAGCAACTTGGTTCAACAAGCTTGAAGGGGGAATTGATTACCTTAAGCAGGTGATTCTTCATGATTCTCTAGGCATTGGTGCTGAGTTGGAGCAAGAGATGCAGTACCTGGTTAATACCTACCAATGTGAATGGAAAACGACAATTGAAGATGCCGAAAAACTCAACCGTTTTCGTCATTTTGTGAATTCTGATGAGTCCGATCCGAATATTTTACATGTAGAAGAACGAGGTCAAAAACGCCCCGCTAAAGAACACGAAAAAACTCTAGCGATTACTTCACAATAG
- a CDS encoding RecQ family ATP-dependent DNA helicase has product MDMTTELRNQALLLLCQALNNPTADFRDGQWEAISALIGNRARLLVVQRTGWGKSLVYFLATRLLRDGGAGPTLLISPLLALMRNQIAAAERIGVKAATINSSNTEEWEAIKAQLLAGRVDILLISPERLANEKFRETVLFPISQRIGLFVVDEAHCISDWGHDFRPDYRRIVRVLQALPQNIPVLATTATANNRVVNDIIAQLGANLRVSRGSLTRKSLHLQNIKLNSPAARMAWLAEYLPNLPGSGIIYTLTVRDAERIADWLKTQGIDAEAYHSELTNEERLALEDQLLKNEIKALVSTTALGMGFDKPDLGFVIHYQRPGSVVHYYQQVGRAGRAVEQAYGILLSGDEDDEITNYFIRTAFPPEVHVQQVLEALEQADNGFSVPQLEQQLNLSRGQIEKVLKLLSLESPAPITKQGSKWYATPVSYQPNTEKIERLTQIRCSEQARMLEYMESQQCLMTFLAIELDDPNPTVCGKCTVCLGRPLFPETYSLERVNQAIQYLRRSDQIIEPRKQWPSQALPIYGLSGNIRDNLRAVEGRALSLWGDAGWGELVKQGKYRDNHFDDALVQGAFEMIQRWQPQIFPTWVTCVPSLNRPELLPNFAQRLAEKLGLPFKPVVRKARPNKQQKEMSNSYQQAHNLDGVFEVDTWQGMKGTVFLIDDMVDSRWTFTVIAALLRRAGSGQVFPLALALNSLDQAD; this is encoded by the coding sequence ATGGATATGACAACAGAACTCAGAAATCAGGCGTTATTACTTCTCTGTCAAGCCCTGAATAACCCAACAGCTGACTTTCGGGATGGACAATGGGAAGCGATCTCTGCCTTAATCGGGAATCGAGCGCGGTTACTGGTTGTTCAACGTACTGGCTGGGGGAAAAGTTTAGTCTATTTTCTGGCGACTCGCTTGCTACGAGATGGTGGTGCTGGCCCAACTCTCCTCATTTCACCACTACTGGCTCTCATGCGAAACCAAATTGCCGCAGCCGAACGTATTGGCGTTAAAGCCGCGACGATTAACTCTAGTAATACAGAAGAATGGGAAGCGATAAAAGCTCAGTTGCTAGCAGGAAGAGTTGATATTCTACTGATTTCCCCGGAACGACTAGCAAATGAGAAATTTCGAGAAACCGTTCTGTTCCCAATATCTCAACGAATTGGATTATTTGTCGTTGATGAAGCCCACTGTATATCCGACTGGGGACACGATTTTCGACCCGACTATCGGCGGATTGTTCGAGTTTTGCAAGCACTTCCCCAGAACATCCCAGTCCTTGCCACAACTGCTACTGCTAACAACCGAGTCGTTAACGATATCATTGCTCAACTGGGAGCCAATCTGCGTGTATCAAGAGGCTCCCTGACCCGAAAAAGCTTGCATTTGCAAAATATCAAGCTCAATAGTCCAGCAGCACGAATGGCATGGTTAGCCGAATACCTTCCAAACTTACCTGGTAGCGGTATTATTTACACACTCACTGTCAGAGATGCTGAACGAATTGCCGATTGGTTAAAGACACAAGGAATTGACGCTGAAGCCTACCACAGCGAACTAACTAATGAAGAACGTTTAGCTTTAGAAGACCAACTGCTCAAAAATGAAATCAAAGCATTGGTATCAACTACTGCTTTAGGAATGGGCTTTGATAAACCCGATTTAGGATTTGTCATTCATTACCAACGTCCAGGTTCTGTTGTTCATTATTATCAGCAAGTAGGACGAGCGGGTAGAGCGGTAGAGCAAGCTTATGGAATTCTTCTTAGCGGTGATGAAGACGACGAAATTACCAATTATTTCATCAGAACCGCCTTTCCTCCAGAAGTTCATGTTCAGCAGGTTTTAGAAGCTCTAGAACAGGCGGATAATGGCTTTTCTGTTCCCCAACTAGAGCAGCAACTCAATCTTTCTAGAGGACAGATTGAAAAGGTTTTGAAACTCCTGTCGCTGGAGTCTCCCGCACCTATAACTAAGCAAGGTTCCAAGTGGTATGCTACTCCAGTATCTTATCAGCCCAATACTGAGAAAATCGAACGGTTGACGCAAATCCGCTGCTCTGAACAAGCTCGGATGCTGGAATATATGGAAAGTCAACAATGCTTAATGACTTTTCTAGCAATAGAATTAGATGACCCCAACCCAACTGTTTGCGGCAAATGTACTGTGTGCTTGGGTAGACCTTTATTCCCAGAAACCTACTCCCTAGAACGGGTTAATCAAGCAATCCAGTATCTACGTCGCAGTGACCAAATCATTGAACCCCGCAAACAATGGCCTTCACAAGCACTACCAATTTATGGCCTTTCAGGGAATATTCGAGACAATTTACGAGCAGTGGAAGGAAGGGCTTTGTCTCTCTGGGGTGATGCAGGTTGGGGAGAATTAGTTAAACAGGGTAAATATCGGGATAATCATTTTGATGATGCGCTGGTACAGGGTGCTTTTGAGATGATTCAACGTTGGCAACCTCAAATTTTTCCCACTTGGGTAACTTGCGTTCCCTCATTAAATCGTCCAGAACTCTTACCAAATTTTGCTCAACGACTGGCTGAGAAATTAGGTTTACCCTTTAAGCCAGTTGTTCGTAAAGCCCGCCCCAATAAACAACAAAAAGAGATGAGTAATAGTTACCAACAAGCTCATAATTTAGATGGTGTATTTGAGGTTGACACTTGGCAAGGCATGAAGGGTACAGTTTTCTTAATTGATGATATGGTAGATTCCCGTTGGACTTTTACTGTCATTGCTGCCCTGTTACGTCGTGCTGGAAGTGGTCAGGTTTTTCCTCTGGCATTAGCACTCAATTCTTTAGACCAAGCGGATTAG
- a CDS encoding glutamine synthetase family protein → MEKELLQTLDATGTRFVRILWCDNANIIRGKAVHRGAIAEYLKHGVGISAAQQAIPVMVDAPASGSGLGPVGEVRLVPDWNTLTPLPYAPGHARVLGDMLKEGSPWNLCPRHFLKRMVAEAQHEGLEVIAAFENEFYFLKQTGGNIVPADETVFASTLAMDLHQPVIDQIAEALIEQGMLVEQYYPASGPGQQKISILYTHALAAADQQIAFRETVRAIAYQHNLIASFLPKIFADKAGSGCHLHLSLWQEGQNLIPNLDVGGELSEIARRFIAGILHHLPALMALTTPSINSYRRIRPHHGSGAFRCWGMDNREAAVRVVSNPEESSPTQFEFKTVDASANPYLALGAVIAAGLDGIRHCLELGEPVTIDPGYMTEAERNICNIDQLPINLEQSIAQLSSDQVLLEALGTELAQAYLAVRKAEWEAMKDLAMEEEVKLLLERY, encoded by the coding sequence ATGGAGAAAGAACTTTTACAAACTCTCGATGCCACGGGTACTCGGTTTGTTAGGATTCTCTGGTGTGACAATGCCAACATCATTCGCGGCAAAGCGGTACATCGAGGCGCGATCGCTGAGTACCTCAAACACGGTGTTGGCATTTCTGCTGCACAGCAAGCGATTCCTGTGATGGTTGATGCCCCAGCATCCGGCAGTGGTTTGGGGCCGGTGGGTGAGGTACGCCTAGTACCAGACTGGAACACTTTAACACCTTTGCCCTATGCTCCTGGTCATGCTCGCGTGCTGGGAGATATGCTCAAAGAGGGTTCTCCTTGGAATCTTTGTCCCCGACACTTCCTGAAAAGGATGGTTGCGGAAGCCCAGCATGAGGGATTGGAAGTTATTGCCGCTTTTGAGAATGAATTCTACTTTCTCAAACAGACTGGGGGTAATATTGTCCCTGCGGATGAGACGGTTTTTGCTTCTACTCTAGCCATGGACTTGCATCAGCCGGTGATTGATCAGATTGCAGAAGCACTGATCGAACAAGGGATGCTAGTCGAACAGTATTATCCCGCATCCGGGCCAGGTCAGCAGAAAATTTCGATACTTTATACTCATGCGTTAGCCGCGGCAGATCAGCAAATTGCTTTTCGGGAAACGGTGCGTGCGATCGCATATCAACATAATCTTATCGCCTCATTCTTACCGAAAATCTTCGCTGACAAAGCGGGTAGCGGTTGTCACCTCCACCTCAGTCTCTGGCAGGAGGGACAAAACCTGATACCCAATCTCGATGTAGGGGGGGAACTCTCAGAAATTGCCCGTCGCTTCATTGCGGGAATCCTCCACCACCTGCCAGCACTCATGGCACTTACAACACCCAGCATCAATTCTTATCGCCGGATTCGTCCACATCATGGGAGTGGTGCGTTTCGCTGTTGGGGAATGGATAACCGAGAGGCGGCAGTGAGGGTGGTGAGTAACCCGGAAGAATCTAGTCCAACTCAGTTTGAATTTAAAACCGTGGATGCTTCTGCTAATCCTTATCTGGCTTTAGGGGCTGTGATTGCGGCGGGACTCGATGGCATCCGGCACTGTCTGGAACTCGGAGAACCTGTAACAATAGACCCTGGATATATGACAGAAGCGGAGCGAAATATCTGTAATATTGATCAATTGCCTATCAACTTAGAGCAGTCTATCGCTCAACTGAGCAGTGATCAAGTGCTTCTAGAGGCTTTGGGTACAGAACTCGCTCAAGCTTACTTGGCAGTTCGCAAAGCCGAGTGGGAAGCCATGAAAGATTTAGCGATGGAAGAGGAAGTAAAACTGTTATTAGAGCGATATTGA
- a CDS encoding DUF6174 domain-containing protein: MKKIFLIAASLLVLNTTAANACSCLPTTPQQSLKNSREVFAGKVIDIVDQSGTNPEASGSLGGFKVIFEVSKVWKGKVDKQQVVLTSGSSASCGYNFEKGKEYLVYANGQGTQLQTGLCSGTTLLGNAQRDLAVLGRGKTPAAQTSNAAQQLQRNKQLWAKQKISNYRYTLRRSCFCLPKSSEPLKIEVRNGKATSIVVASDGKPVNREYFNKHDSVAKLFQVVEDAIAKKAHRLSVTYHPTLGYPTQIDIDYNKQMADEELSLTLENLQPLK; encoded by the coding sequence ATGAAAAAAATATTCCTTATCGCTGCCAGCTTATTGGTATTAAATACCACTGCTGCAAATGCCTGTAGTTGTCTCCCCACTACACCCCAACAAAGTTTAAAGAACTCTAGAGAAGTCTTTGCTGGAAAAGTTATTGATATTGTCGATCAGAGTGGTACTAATCCCGAAGCTTCAGGCTCTTTGGGTGGGTTTAAGGTTATTTTTGAAGTTTCAAAAGTTTGGAAAGGAAAAGTAGACAAACAGCAGGTTGTCTTGACATCAGGTTCTAGCGCGAGTTGCGGATACAACTTTGAGAAAGGGAAAGAATATCTAGTTTATGCTAATGGGCAGGGAACTCAATTGCAAACTGGGTTGTGCAGTGGCACAACACTCCTTGGCAATGCCCAAAGAGATTTAGCGGTATTAGGTAGGGGAAAAACACCAGCCGCTCAAACCTCAAACGCCGCTCAACAATTGCAGCGCAACAAGCAATTATGGGCAAAACAAAAAATCTCCAACTATCGCTACACATTGCGCCGGAGTTGCTTTTGTTTACCTAAATCAAGCGAACCTCTGAAAATTGAAGTTCGTAATGGCAAAGCGACTTCAATTGTTGTGGCTAGTGATGGAAAACCCGTTAATCGAGAATACTTCAACAAGCACGATTCAGTAGCGAAACTGTTTCAGGTAGTAGAAGATGCGATCGCCAAGAAAGCACACCGCCTTTCAGTAACTTACCACCCCACCCTTGGTTACCCAACCCAAATCGACATCGACTATAACAAACAGATGGCTGATGAAGAACTCTCTCTCACCCTTGAGAATTTGCAACCCCTGAAATAG
- a CDS encoding DNA-protecting protein DprA codes for MLNHVLSPDTQAILLLCASFGQNRQMEPQPLTLGEYNSLAGWLLENEMSPGDLLDSTFKNRLSKISIGKLDSDRLVALLERGVMLGLAVEKWTNQGLWVLGRGDSQYPKRLKQRLRHSAPAILYGIGNIELLSEGGLAVVGSRDVDEEGVGYTQRVAQTCAEQGIQVVSGGARGVDSSAMLAVLEAGGTAVGVLADSLSKAAVAGKYRAGIKEGRLTLISAVDPGASFNAGNAMGRNKYIYALGDYALVVSSSVGKGGTWAGATEALERIKDVPIFVRMQGTIPEGNRQLLKKGAKPLPVIPASSLKGRLRTLLEAATPEVKPTKTKVEATDSELADILANKPSLVEPLTGMIFPANESATPEVKATKAEVEAIDPEVVDVVTNKASVVADSFTGMLLPVNQPSPKDIYEAVLPFILNHLEKPKDAKSLAECLDVRKGQVEDWLSRALKEGKVIKTKKPVAYVANKKPALLSLLEKKGGT; via the coding sequence ATGTTAAACCATGTGCTGTCACCAGATACCCAAGCAATTTTATTGCTGTGTGCCAGCTTTGGGCAAAATCGGCAAATGGAACCGCAGCCCTTGACGCTAGGTGAGTATAACTCCTTAGCAGGTTGGCTACTTGAAAATGAGATGAGTCCAGGGGATTTGCTGGATTCAACCTTCAAAAATCGGTTATCGAAAATATCCATTGGCAAGCTCGACTCTGACAGGCTGGTAGCTTTACTGGAACGAGGTGTCATGCTGGGCTTGGCAGTTGAGAAGTGGACGAACCAAGGACTATGGGTGCTGGGACGAGGCGACTCTCAGTATCCCAAGCGTCTTAAACAGAGGCTGAGACATTCAGCACCCGCAATTCTCTATGGGATTGGCAACATAGAACTGCTTTCTGAAGGAGGGTTGGCTGTTGTTGGTTCTCGTGATGTTGATGAAGAAGGAGTTGGCTATACCCAGAGAGTTGCACAAACTTGTGCTGAACAAGGAATACAGGTAGTTTCCGGTGGGGCGCGTGGGGTAGATTCTTCGGCTATGCTGGCAGTTTTAGAGGCAGGTGGAACCGCTGTAGGTGTACTCGCTGATAGCTTAAGCAAGGCAGCAGTAGCTGGCAAGTATCGTGCTGGCATTAAAGAAGGGAGACTTACCCTAATTTCTGCCGTCGATCCTGGTGCTAGCTTCAACGCTGGTAATGCGATGGGTCGAAACAAGTACATCTATGCTTTAGGTGATTATGCCCTTGTAGTGAGTTCATCTGTAGGTAAGGGCGGTACTTGGGCGGGTGCTACTGAGGCGCTGGAACGGATAAAGGATGTCCCAATTTTTGTGAGAATGCAGGGAACTATACCAGAAGGTAATCGGCAACTGCTTAAAAAGGGAGCAAAACCTTTGCCAGTAATACCTGCTAGTTCATTGAAGGGACGATTGAGGACACTCTTAGAAGCCGCTACACCAGAGGTTAAACCAACAAAGACTAAAGTGGAAGCGACAGACTCTGAGCTAGCAGATATTCTGGCAAATAAACCTTCACTAGTAGAGCCATTGACAGGTATGATTTTCCCTGCCAATGAGTCAGCTACACCAGAAGTTAAAGCAACAAAGGCTGAAGTGGAAGCGATAGACCCTGAGGTAGTAGATGTTGTGACAAATAAAGCCTCAGTAGTAGCAGATTCATTTACAGGTATGCTTCTCCCTGTTAATCAGCCATCTCCAAAAGACATCTACGAAGCAGTTTTACCATTTATCCTCAATCATTTAGAGAAGCCCAAGGATGCAAAATCTCTTGCCGAATGTCTTGATGTACGAAAAGGGCAGGTAGAAGATTGGTTAAGTAGAGCTTTAAAAGAAGGTAAGGTGATAAAAACAAAGAAGCCAGTGGCTTATGTAGCTAATAAGAAACCTGCTTTATTGTCTCTACTGGAAAAGAAGGGCGGAACTTAG